The region GCGGCCTCCCAGGTCGCGGCGATTCCCGATGTGCGCAAGGTGCTGCTCGACTTTCAGCGGGACTTCGCCCGGACCCCCCCCGGCGGCAAGGCCGGGGCGGTTCTGGACGGGCGCGACATCGGTTCCGTTGTCTGCCCGAACGCCGATGTGAAACTCTTCGTCACGGCCCGCCCCGAAATCCGGGCGGAAAGGCGGCATAAAGAGTTGCAGGAAAAGGGCTTAGAGAGTACATATCCCGCCGTCCTGGCCGAGATAGAAGCGCGTGACGAGCGCGATCGCACTCGAGAGGTCTCCCCATTGCTGGCGGGAGACGCACGCGAGATCGATACCTCAGATAAATCGCCCGATGCCGTCTTCGAAGAGACGCGGGCCTATATCGAGGATCTGTCGACTTAACCTCGGCCGGGTTGTTTGCGTATCCAGCACCGTTTCCATGTCCGGACTGGCCGGACAGACGGGTGGGTATGAAAGACCGCCGGAACCAACCGGTTGGCATGAAAAGTATGAACCGAAAGGACGTATCGTCCCATGACCGATACCGCAGCGGCGCCTGAGAGCGCCGCCATGAGCGAGGATTTTGCCGCTCTTCTCGAAGAAAGCTTCGAAAACAATTCAAACCTCGAACGCACGGTTGTCAAAGGCACCGTTGTCTCGGTCGAGAGCGATTTTGCGCTCATCGATGTCGGCCTCAAATCCGAAGGCCGGGTGCCGCTCAAGGAATTCGCCCCGCCCGGCGCCCCCGCCGAACTCGATGTCGGCGACAAGGTCGAGGTCTATGTAGAACGCTACGAAGACGTCAACGGCGAAGTTGTCCTGTCGCGCGAGAAGGCACGCCGGGAAGAGGCCTGGGAAAAGCTCGAGGAAGCGTTCGAGCAGACCGAACGGGTCACCGGCACGATCTTCGGGCGCGTCAAGGGCGGCTTTACGGTCGATCTGTCGGGCGCCGTCGCGTTCCTGCCGGGCAGCCAGGTGGACATCCGCCCCGTGCGCGACGTCTCGCCGCTGATGGGCACCCCGCAACCCTTCATGATCCTCAAGATGGACCGGGCCCGCGGCAACATCGTCGTCTCGCGTCGCGCCGTTCTCGAAGAGACCCGCGCCGCCGAACGTACCGAGCTGGTCGCGAACCTCAAGGAAGGCCAGGTCCTCCAGGGCGTCGTCAAGAACATCACCGATTACGGCGCGTTCGTCGATCTCGGCGGTGTCGACGGCCTGCTCCATGTTACCGACATTTCGTGGCGCCGGATCAATCATCCGTCCGAAGCGCTGCAGGTCGGCCAGACCGTTCAGGTCCAGGTCGTCCGGTTCAACCCGGAAACCCAGCGTATCTCCCTCGGCATGAAGCAGCTCGAGGCGGATCCGTGGGATGATGTGGAACTGAAGTATCCGGTCAGCGCCCGTTTCACCGGCCGCGTGACCAACATCACCGACTATGGCGCCTTCGTCGAGCTGGAGCCGGGCATCGAAGGCCTGGTCCACGTCTCGGAGATGAGCTGGACGAAGAAGAACGTCCATCCGGGCAAGATCGTTTCGACGAGCCAGGAAGTCGACGTCATGGTCCTCGACGTGGACCCGCAGAAACGCCGCATTTCGCTCGGTCTCAAGCAGACCCAGGAAAATCCGTGGGACGAGTTCGCGGTCAAGTTCCCGGGCGGTACGGAGATCGACGGCGAAGTTCGCAACATCACCGAGTTCGGTCTGTTCGTCGGCCTGCCGGGCGACATCGACGGCATGGTCCATCTTTCGGACATCTCGTGGGAGAAGACCGGCGAGGAAGCGCTCGAGGACTTTACCAAGGGCGATATGGTCAAGGTCAAGATCCTCGAGGTCGACACCGACAAGGAACGCATCTCACTGGGCATCAAGCAGCTGTCCAGCGATCCGTTCGCCGAATCGCTCGGCAACATCCGCAAGGGTGAAGTCGTGACCGCCACCGTCTCGGAAGTGAATGACGGCGGCATCGAGGTCACCACCTCGGGCGGCCTGGTGGCGTTCATCCGACGCTCCGATCTCTC is a window of Alphaproteobacteria bacterium DNA encoding:
- the cmk gene encoding (d)CMP kinase; this translates as MIIAIDGPAAAGKGTLAKRLAAHFDFAFLDTGRLYRAVGYLVLDAGGDPSNRADAVRAAKALDPAKLESVDLHTETVADAASQVAAIPDVRKVLLDFQRDFARTPPGGKAGAVLDGRDIGSVVCPNADVKLFVTARPEIRAERRHKELQEKGLESTYPAVLAEIEARDERDRTREVSPLLAGDAREIDTSDKSPDAVFEETRAYIEDLST
- the rpsA gene encoding 30S ribosomal protein S1; protein product: MTDTAAAPESAAMSEDFAALLEESFENNSNLERTVVKGTVVSVESDFALIDVGLKSEGRVPLKEFAPPGAPAELDVGDKVEVYVERYEDVNGEVVLSREKARREEAWEKLEEAFEQTERVTGTIFGRVKGGFTVDLSGAVAFLPGSQVDIRPVRDVSPLMGTPQPFMILKMDRARGNIVVSRRAVLEETRAAERTELVANLKEGQVLQGVVKNITDYGAFVDLGGVDGLLHVTDISWRRINHPSEALQVGQTVQVQVVRFNPETQRISLGMKQLEADPWDDVELKYPVSARFTGRVTNITDYGAFVELEPGIEGLVHVSEMSWTKKNVHPGKIVSTSQEVDVMVLDVDPQKRRISLGLKQTQENPWDEFAVKFPGGTEIDGEVRNITEFGLFVGLPGDIDGMVHLSDISWEKTGEEALEDFTKGDMVKVKILEVDTDKERISLGIKQLSSDPFAESLGNIRKGEVVTATVSEVNDGGIEVTTSGGLVAFIRRSDLSRDRSEQRPDRFAVGEKVDAKVTNIDASSRRISMSIKANEIAEEKTAMAQFGSSDSGASLGDILGAAIREKQQETQEMIGDTPAPEAAAPAEEEAADAAAAPEAAAEEAEATEATEEEEGAAKS